One segment of Gemmatimonadota bacterium DNA contains the following:
- a CDS encoding threonine/serine dehydratase: MLINLEEIEQARKELPPEVVYTPVLHSGTISDQTGADVWLKAENLQVTGSYKTRAAYTILNRLSSDQKKKGAAISSSGNFATAFAYMGTLLGIPTAIVMMEKTSPYKVQRTKDYGAEAVLCENHNQARWDTLDRLGRERGITAINTWEDENVVRGHGSIGAEIMEQEPDLDAVIVPVSSGGLIGGIATAVKTLNPSVKVIGVQPEGSQAVYRSFLKNQICEVPEPDTICDSLVAPRPGDLTFEHVMAYVDEMVLVSDEQAIDAVKYLIGAMKLVVEPGGAVGVAALLNGIVKLDGKKVVALLSGGNIMPEQLAGYLGAG; encoded by the coding sequence ATGCTGATCAACCTGGAAGAAATCGAACAGGCGAGAAAGGAACTTCCGCCGGAGGTCGTATATACGCCCGTCCTGCATTCAGGTACGATTTCCGATCAGACCGGCGCGGACGTCTGGCTGAAGGCGGAGAACCTGCAGGTGACGGGGTCCTACAAGACGCGCGCGGCCTATACCATCCTGAACCGCCTTTCCTCGGACCAGAAGAAGAAAGGGGCCGCGATCTCATCTTCCGGTAATTTCGCGACGGCGTTCGCCTACATGGGCACGCTGCTGGGGATCCCAACGGCGATTGTCATGATGGAAAAGACCTCGCCCTACAAGGTGCAGCGCACGAAGGACTACGGCGCCGAAGCGGTGCTGTGCGAAAACCACAACCAGGCGAGATGGGACACGCTGGACCGGCTGGGCAGGGAACGGGGCATCACCGCGATAAATACGTGGGAAGACGAGAACGTCGTTCGGGGCCACGGCAGCATCGGCGCCGAAATCATGGAACAGGAGCCGGACCTGGACGCCGTGATCGTCCCCGTGAGCAGCGGGGGCTTGATCGGCGGTATCGCCACGGCCGTGAAGACGCTGAACCCCTCGGTGAAGGTAATCGGGGTGCAACCCGAAGGGTCGCAGGCGGTTTATCGGTCTTTTCTGAAGAATCAGATCTGCGAGGTGCCGGAACCGGACACGATATGCGATTCGCTGGTGGCGCCCCGCCCCGGGGACCTCACCTTCGAGCACGTAATGGCCTACGTGGACGAGATGGTCCTGGTATCGGATGAACAGGCGATCGACGCGGTGAAGTACCTGATCGGGGCGATGAAACTCGTGGTCGAGCCGGGAGGCGCGGTCGGCGTCGCCGCGCTCCTGAACGGCATCGTTAAGCTGGATGGTAAGAAGGTCGTGGCGTTGCTCAGCGGCGGAAACATCATGCCCGAGCAACTCGCGGGGTACCTGGGCGCGGGCTAA
- a CDS encoding DUF4097 family beta strand repeat-containing protein, whose amino-acid sequence MREGLGHVERTHQKFGVDGAGTLTVDTDFGSVRVESWSNDEVDVEVEKRRTGISEDSARDAFDEVSVDLSQQENNVGIRIERDRRFGSNDVSVDIRVRVPETYSLDLKTSGGDIDVGDLRGDVLARTSGGDINVGNVTDAVIRVHTSGGDVNVKGGARETKVSTSGGDIEILDARGAVDATTSGGDVTIGDAAGEVSAKTSGGDIKIGRTDGEVTVRTSGGDIEIDQAGGNTEATTSGGDIRIGHTTGEVKAKTSGGDITIERADGEVDVHTSGGDVIIDSAEGRLKAGTSGGDITIGDSTGGGVTAKTSGGDIEAGLTATVSALEEDWLLQSSGGELSIRIPEDLRASLEAEIQIGSSWFGRDKEYRIDSDFDLDERDDGGRNGKTIRATGDINGGGHLIRLKTSDGDIRIRKVSS is encoded by the coding sequence ATGCGCGAAGGTTTGGGTCACGTGGAAAGAACCCACCAGAAATTCGGAGTGGATGGGGCCGGTACGTTGACCGTAGATACCGACTTCGGCTCGGTACGGGTCGAAAGCTGGTCCAACGACGAAGTGGACGTCGAGGTGGAAAAACGGCGGACGGGTATCAGCGAAGACAGCGCCCGGGACGCCTTCGATGAAGTGTCGGTGGATTTATCCCAACAGGAGAACAACGTAGGCATCCGGATAGAGCGCGATCGGCGTTTCGGGTCCAACGACGTATCGGTGGATATACGGGTCAGGGTGCCGGAAACGTACAGTCTGGACCTCAAGACCTCGGGCGGCGACATCGATGTCGGAGACCTGCGGGGCGACGTGCTTGCCCGCACCTCGGGCGGCGATATCAACGTGGGCAACGTGACGGACGCGGTGATCCGGGTACACACGTCTGGAGGCGATGTAAACGTCAAGGGGGGCGCAAGGGAGACGAAAGTGTCCACTTCCGGCGGCGATATCGAGATCCTGGACGCCCGCGGCGCGGTGGATGCGACCACCTCGGGTGGTGACGTCACGATCGGCGATGCGGCCGGCGAAGTGTCGGCTAAGACCTCGGGCGGCGACATCAAGATCGGCCGTACGGACGGCGAAGTGACGGTGAGGACTTCCGGAGGTGATATCGAAATCGATCAAGCCGGCGGAAACACGGAGGCGACGACATCGGGCGGCGACATCAGGATAGGCCATACCACGGGAGAAGTGAAGGCGAAGACCTCGGGAGGAGATATCACGATCGAGCGTGCCGATGGCGAGGTGGATGTGCATACCTCGGGTGGCGACGTCATCATCGACAGCGCCGAAGGAAGACTGAAGGCGGGCACCTCGGGCGGTGACATTACGATCGGCGATTCGACGGGCGGGGGCGTGACGGCGAAGACCTCGGGAGGAGATATCGAAGCCGGTTTGACGGCGACGGTAAGCGCGTTGGAGGAAGACTGGCTGCTGCAATCGTCCGGTGGAGAGCTGTCCATCCGCATTCCAGAGGACCTGCGAGCCTCGCTCGAAGCGGAGATCCAGATCGGGAGTTCCTGGTTCGGACGTGACAAGGAATATCGTATCGATTCGGATTTCGATCTGGACGAGCGGGACGATGGCGGCCGTAACGGTAAGACGATAAGGGCCACCGGCGATATCAATGGCGGGGGCCACCTCATCAGGCTGAAGACTAGCGATGGCGATATAAGGATTCGGAAGGTGTCGTCCTGA